Genomic window (Dethiosulfovibrio salsuginis):
TACATCAGCTCAGTGAACAAGAAAAACATGAGCGGAAAACTGGAACTGAGCAAGTTCTGCAAGTTCTGCAAAAAACACACCTTGCATAAAGAGACCAAGTAGTGTAGAATACGTTCTTGGCGCAGGTCCGTAGCTCGAATTGGTAGAGCACCGGACTCCAAATCCGGGGGTTGAAGGTTCGAATCCTTCCGGGCCTGCCATTTATTTTAAACTTGATGTGTGACGAAGGGAGGCCAGGGTCGTGCAGAAATTCTTCGATTTTCTTCGTGAGGCCAGAGCCGAGCTCAAGAAAGTAACGTGGCCTGGCAAACAGCAGGTTTGGTATTCCACCCTGGTCGTCATATTCGTGACCCTACTTGTAGCTGTCTACCTCGGGATCGTCGATATGGCGTTGACGGGAATCTTCTCGAGGGTTATTGGATAGTTCTTCAGGTTTGATGTCGTGGAGGACTCCAGTATCTGAGAGCAGGGAGGTTTAAGGGGGCCGAAGAATCGGGTCCCTTTTTTTATCATGGCGACCAATACAGATAGACAATGGTTCATCGTACAGACCTACGCGGGATACGAGAACAAGGTCAAGGCTAACCTTGACCAGAGAATTGCCACCATGGGAATGGAGGACAAGATATTTAACGTCCTGGTCCCTGTGGAGGAGAAGATGGTGGTCAAGGACGGCAAGTCCAAAAAGGTCACCAAAAAGCTGTTCCCTAGCTACGTTTTAGTCGAGATGGTAATGGAGGATCAGCCCTGGTACGTAGTCCGTCATACTCCTGGTGTGACCGGTTTCGTAGGCTCAGGCAATCATCCAATCCCTCTTAGCCAAAAAGAGATCGACGATGTCATGGATAAAATCGGTGGTTCCGCCGGGAAGAAAGGCGACAGGCCGACTTTCGATATGAACTTCGCCAAAGGGGATGTCATAAAGGTCAAGTGCGGCCCCTTCGAGGGTGCGGTAGGGCCTATAGTGGATATCCTGCCCGACAAGGGGAAGGTCAAGTTTTCCGTTTCCGTATTCGGAAGGGACACCCTCGTCGAAATAGACTATACAGAGCTGGAAAAGCTCTAGTTTTTATCGGTCGGTGAGTTCATCGGCTATGACAAACAAGTGAGAGGAGTTTTTACATATGGCCAAGAAAGTTATCGGTCAGATCAAGTTGCAGCTTCCAGCGGGAAAGGCGACTCCGGCGCCTCCAGTTGGACCTGCCCTTGGTCAGCACGGCGTCAACATAATGGAGTTCTGCAAACAGTTCAACGCTAAGACCAACGATCAGCCCGGAATGATCATCCCTGCGGTGATAACCGTCTACGCTGATCGTAGTTTCACCTTTGAGCTCAAGACACCGCCAGCAAGCGTTCTCATAAAGAAGCTGGCCGGTCTTGCCAAAGGTTCCGGTGAGCCCAACAAGAAAAAGGTCGGCTCTTTGACCAAAGATCAGGTCAGAGAGATAGCCGAGATCAAGAAGCAGGACCTTAACGCAAACGACGTAGAGGCGGCCATGTGCATGATCGCTGGCACCGCCCGTTCCATGGGAGTTACCATATCCGAGTAGGATAGGTCTCCCCGTGGCAGGGAGGTATCTCCCGCTATGACCACAAACAAGGAGGATTTTTTCGATGGCAAAAGTAGGTAAGCGTTATTCAGCTCTGTCCAAGAAGGTCGATGCCCTTAAGTTGCATGGACTTGACGAGGCCGTTGCCCTGGTGAAGGAGAACGCAAACGCCAAGTTCGACGAGAGTATCGAGGTTCATCTTCGCCTAGGCGTCGATCCCCGTCACGCAGATCAGCAGGTGCGTAGTACCGTAGTTCTCCCCCACGGCACAGGAAGGACCATCCGTGTGCTCGTTATCACCACCGGAGAGCAGGGAGAAGCTGCAAGAGAGGCTGGCGCGGACTTCGTCGGTGGAGAGGACATGGTCAGCAAGATTCAGGGCGGCTGGCTTGATTTTGAGGCGGTTGTAGCGACTCCTGACGCGATGAAGCTCATCGGTCGTCTCGGCAAAGTGCTTGGCCCTCGTGGACTTATGCCTAGCGCCAAGGCTGGCACTGTGACCAACGACGTAGCCGGAGCGGTCAAGGAGATCAAGGCCGGTAAGGTCGAGTTCCGAGTCGACAAGTTCGGTATCGTCCATAACTCGGTAGGCAAGGCCTCCTTCTCCAAGGAGAACCTTCTCGAGAACGTAAAAGCCTTTTACTCGGCGATCCTAAAGGCCCGTCCCTCGGCGGCCAAAGGGACCTACGTCAAGAGCTTTACCATGAGCTCCACCATGGGTGTCGGCGTTAAGGTAGACGCATCTTCAGCTCAGAAGGATCTTTCTGAGTAGATCTAGACAACCTATTTCCCAGGATGTATAATACCATCCGGTTACGAACTGAAGACAGTGGGTCCTCCTAGGAGGATAAGGCTTACGCCGCCCGCCGAGGTTCGGGGTCCGCTGATTTCGGCTGTAGCCGTTGATGTCGGTATAATCCCCCCGATCCCTCTGGATCTGGGGGTTTTTTAGCTTTCACAACTAAGGAGGTGAAAATATGCCTGCATCTTTAAAATATGAATTGGTCTCTGAGTTAAGAGACAGACTTCAAGGCGCTGAGGCGGTGTTCGTCTGCGAGTACAGAGGACTTAACGTCGCTCAGGCTACTGAGATCCGCCGTCTTGTCAGAGAGGCCGGTGGAGAGATGAAGGTGGCCAAAAACACCCTGGTGAGGATCGCCCTTTCCGAGGTAGGTATGGCCTCCCCTGAGGACCTGACAGTCGGTCCTAACGTCTACGTCATAGCTCCTACCGACAGCCCTGCGGTGGCCAAGGCCCTCAAAGAGTTCGCCGCCAAGAAGGAAAACAAGGCGATGATAATCAAAGGCGCCGTTATGGGCACCGATGTGCTTGACCTTAACCAGGTTCTCGCCCTTGCCGATCTGCCCTCCAGGGATCAGCTTATCGCCCAGGTCGTTGGAACGATCGCAGCTCCCCTTCGTGGCCTCGTTACCGTTCTTTCCGGCCCCGCAAGAGGATTGGTCACATGTCTCTCTCAGCTCGCTGAGAAAAAAGGATCCGACGCAGCGTAGAGTTGCTTGATCCTGATTTTAAATAATTTACATACCAAAGGGAATTTCCCAGAGGAATTTTAAGGAGGAAAATAGAATGACCCGTGCTGATATCATAAAAGCTATCGAAGAAATGTCCGTTCTTGAGCTCTCTGAGCTCGTAAAGGAGCTTGAGGATAAGTTTGGCGTATCCGCCGCCGCTCCTGCCATGATGATGGCCGCTCCCGCTGCCGCTGCCGCTCCTGCAGAGGAAGAGAAGACCGAGTTCAACGTCATCCTCAAGGCCGCTGGTTCGGAGAAAATCAAGGTAATCAAGGTTGTCCGTGAGATCACCGGCCTTGGTCTTAAAGAGGCCAAAGAGGTCGTCGACAACCCCGGCAAAGCCATCAAAGAGGGCGTCTCCAAAGATGAGGCCGAGGCCCTTAAGAAGCAGCTTGAGGAAGTCGGCGCTTCCGTCGAGCTGGCCTAAAAAGAATACAACGAAAAAAGCGATTCCATAGTGGAATCGCTTTTTTCGTTGACCTTGCCTGTATGTTATGGTATACCCCTGATAGAGAATATCATTATCTTTTAGGAGGTCTTTCCGTGAGCGAACTAAGAAAAGCTGTGGATCAATTCTGGAGCGATCTTAAAGACGGCCGTAACAACATTATCAGCTGTGAGCAGTTGAACCAGGCGATCGAGAACAACTATCCTCTATACCTTCTGGACATCAGAAAGCCGGAGGACTACGCCGAGAAGCATATAGACGGTGCTATCAACGTCCCATGGGTGGAGGTCGGGGACTACCTCGACGATTTTCCAAAGGACGAAAAGATCATCGTCATCTGCTACACCGGTCAGACCGCAGGCCAGACGGTGGCGCTGCTCAGGCTCCTAGGGTTCGACGCCTGCTCTCTAAAGGGCGGAATGAGCTGCGAGCAAGCCTTCCTTCCTCTCAAGGCGTCCTGCGCATCCTGAGCCTGATTTAGTAGCCTCTCTGGTAGAGTGGCCTTACCTCCCGACGGAATCTCCGTCGGGTTTTTTTGTGCTCTCATGGAGTGTATAATTGCGTGTGACTAGAAAGGGGTGTTTCCTTTGGTTACAGATGTTCACGTCCACGTTTATCCCGAGGATCTCGTAAGGGATCAGGAATCAATATCCCTTAAAGAGCCCCATTTCGACCTCCTTACCCACAACAAGGTCCATAAGTGGGGAACTGCGGAGGATCTTATAAAGAGGATGGATGAAACAGGAGTAGACCAGAGCTGGATATTCGGTTTTGCCTTCAAGGACATGGGCTTATGCCGTCTCTGCAACGATTACGTCATAGAGGCGGTCAAACGATGGCCCGACAGACTGAAGGGAATGGCGGTAGTGCCCCCCCTCCACCCCGAGGCGGAAGGGGAGATCGCCCGGTGTCATGAAGCGGGACTTATAGGTCTGGGAGAGCTTTTCCCCCAAGGTCAGGGATTGGACCTAGACGATGCCAGGCAGACCTGGAGGATGGTCGGAGCCTGTCACGAGAGAGACATGGTCATACTGATCCATACCGCCGAACCGGTCGGCCACGACTACGACGGCAAGGGCAACGTAGGGCCTAGAGAGGCCGCCGAATTCTGTATAAACCATCCAGAGGCCAAGGTTATCTTCGCCCACTGGGGAGGGGGCCTGTGGCTCTACGAGTCCATGCCGGAGATGAAAAAAATACTGGCCAACGCAAGGTACGACACCGCCGCTTGGCCCTGGCTCTACGGGCCGGAGGTACTGAACGCCGCCTTTTCCCTTGGGGTTGGACACAAGATCCTATACGGGTCGGACTGGCCGATACTGGGATATGACAGGTATCTTAAGCTTCTTGAGCAGACCGCCCTGTCCCAGTCGGAGATATCCCTGGTAACAGGGGAAAACGCCCGCTCCTTTCTGCAACAGACCTGTTGACAAAAAACCGCTCCCAATATATACTACCTCTTGCGTTGGTGAGCTTAAGCCTCTGGGCGGTTAGCTCAGCGGTAGAGCATCTGCCTTACACGCAGAGGGTCACAGGTTCGAAACCTGTACCGCCCACCATTCATCAACACGACCTGTGCGGGGTCGTAGCTCAGTTGGTTAGAGTGCCGGCCTGTCACGCCGGAGGTCGCGAGTTCAAGTCTCGTCGGCCCCGCCATTTTTCATCAACCCCTTGTGTGGCGAGATAGCTCAGTAGGTAGAGCAGCGGACTGAAAATCCGCGTGTCCCCAGTTCGACTCTGGGTCTCGCCACCACTTTGCGGAAGTAGCTCAGGGGTAGAGCACAACCTTGCCAAGGTTGGGGTCGCGGGTTCAAATCCCGTCTTCCGCTCCAGTTTGGCGGCATAGCCAAGTGGTAAGGCAGAGGACTGCAAATCCTTTATCCCCGGTTCGAATCCGGGTGCCGCCTCCACATATTCCTCGGTAGCTCAGTTGGCAGAGCGGGTGACTGTTAATCACTAGGTCGCAGGTTCAAGTCCTGCCCGGGGAGCCAGATATATCTAAGACCGTGAGATCGCTCACGGTCTTTTTTTGCGTGAAAAAACAACTATAATGGATCCACAAAACCAACGGGAGGGGATCGTTTTGGAGGGTAAAGTCAAAGTTTCTGGCAGGATATTAGGTGTTTACGGTGGATTAGGTCCTGCTGCGTCCGCTGAATTTATGAGGTTACTGGCGGAAAGGGCCCCTGCAGAGGTGGATCAGGACCACCCGGTGGTTTACGTCTACTCTAACCCTCAGATTCCCGACAGAAGCTCCGCTATAATGGGGCAAGGGCCAAGCCCAGAGGGGGACCTTCGGACCGGTCTGATGACCCTTTGCTCCTGGGGAGCGGATATCCTCGCTGTGCCCTGCAACACGGCACATTTTTTTATAGATCGCTTCAGGAACGAATTGCCGGTTCCTCTGATCCACATAGTGGATGCAACGGTAGAGGAGGCTAGTATCGTCAGCCCTGATGGGGCGTGGCTGATCGCAACAGGGGGGACCATGTACAGCGGTATCTATCAGAGGGAAAGCCATAGGGTCGGTTACGATCTCCTCGAGCCCTCTAAGGAGGTTCTGGAAAGTGTCTCCGAGGCTATTGCCGCGGTGAAGGGAGGTAACCTTGGCTTGTCCGGTGGTATTATGGCCCATATCGTGGAGCAACTGAGGGGTATCAGGGATATTCCCCTATTAGGGGCCTGCACTGAACTTCCCCTAGCATACGCTGCCTCAGGTCTTCCATCCGACGGAATGATCTCAAGCCTGGACGCCTTGGCAAATAGGTGTATTTCCGCCCTGTATTCCTAGATATGCTAAAGTGGAGGTCCGTGGTAATATTTCTCCATAGATGGTAGAATTATCTCTATTATCGGTCTTGCTTTCTGCATGACCCGCTCTAAGCCTTAACAAGACGATGGTTTTTGGTTACTTTATCGGTATAATTTTGCGGTATAGTTAGGCGGTCCGATTGTCTTAGACCAGAGGAGGATTTCTATGGAGCAGTGCCTTGAACTGGAAAGATCGGAGGGATTTGTCCTTTACAGAGAGGGGGACTCTCTCTCTATGGAGGTATTGTCCCCTCCGGTGGGGGTTCTCGATCTTCTTTCCGCTCTCCGTCGACACGCCGATCCAGACGGCATAGATCTGGATAAGGTCCGTTCTCTGGCGTCGTCAGGCGGGAAAGCGGAGATAGGCTACGTCGCCGGGGACGGCGCTACCGATAGGGCGTCTGTAAAGATAGTTGACGATGGAAACAGGTGTCTTTTGACGTTACCTAAAGGCTTTGACGACCTGGACAAAGTGGAAAGTCTTTTGGCCTCTAAAGGGGTAGTTCAGGGTATAAATATGGACGAGGTCAGAAAGGCGGTATTGGAAAGTGCCGCTGGAAACGACGTCTTCAACAGGACGGTGGCCTGTGGCATTCCACCGGTCAACGGCGAGGACGGATGGATAGAGTGTCTCAAGGAAAAGGCATCCGGTAAGCCTATGACCGACGAGGCTGGGGAGGTGGACTTCTACTCCCTCGATCTAATAGTCCTGGTAAAAAAAGGCGAGGTACTGGCCATCCGTCACGACCCAGTCGAGCCTATGGACGGCTCTACCGTAACAGGAAAAGCGGTTCCTGGAAGGAAAGGCAAATCTCCTCGTGTCGTCTACGGAAGTGGTATAGAGTTTGTTGACGGCAAGCTAATAGCCTCTATGGACGGTCAGTTGATATGGCGCGGGGAGAAGATGTTCGTCGAACCTCTTTTGGAGATAAAGGGCAATGTTGGGCCGGAGACGGGAAACATAAGGTATCACGGAACGGTTCTGGTTCACGGAGATGTCTCCGATGGTTACAACGTGGACGCCGAAGGGGACGTGGAGGTCAGAGGCTGTGTTGAGAGGGCCCATATAAAAAGCGGAGGTAACATATCCATCCGCTACGGTGTCGCGGGCAAAGAGGTCGCGGTCATAGAGGCTAAAGGCGACGTCCTCGCTAAATTCATTCAGGAAGCGGAGGTCAAATGCTCCGCGCTGAAGGTGAACGAGTATATCCTCAGGGCCAAGATCTCCGCTAAAAAAGGGGTTATGGTGGAGGGGCGTCATGGTATGGTCATGTCCTCCCGGATCGAGGCATCCTCCTACGTCAACGTCAGAACCGTCAGGATGATGAAGCAGGAGGATTCCTCCATAGCCATATCGGGGGTCTCGAGGGCGGAGTTATTCGCAAGATACAAAAGGCTTTTAGCGGAGGACGAGAAGGATTCGGATCGAATGCTCGTCCTCTCCGCTTCCATAAGGACCCTCTCGGAAAAAGGGCTTTACAAACAGGCCACGACTCGCCTTGCGGAGTTCGTTTCCCTGGAGGAGGCTCAGGCGGAGAGGTCGGCGGTCATATCGGATATTCGAGAGACCCTCAAAAACCTCAAAGGCGACGCGACGTTAAACCTAATAGGGCAATCCTCTGGGAGTCTCCCTGTCCGCCTAAAAGGCGTTTCCTGTAGGGTTGAGAGCGGAGCCAGGTGGATGACCATGTTTTACGACCCCGACTCAGATCAGGTTCGGGTAGTGGGAAGGGGGTAGTCCGATGCCTCTTTGTGAGCTTTACGAGCAGGCTAATTTTGTCCTTGGGGGAGGTGTTCTAGGACTATTAACCCAGGTTCTTGCGGATAAGGTGGACAGGGCGTTGGTCGTCCAGCCTCAAGGTGAACATCTCTCGGTGGTGGACGCGGTAGGTCTTTCCTGTCCTGTCTCCAGGATAGAGAACGGCCTCTCTATGGTATCGAAACAGGCGGCTATCCACAAGGTGGACGATTGGTGCCTTCTCTCTTTAGACGACAGTTTCTCCCTCTCCTTGGACGGCGATTGGACCCACATAGCCCTTCTCGGTGGCGAAGGATGGCCTATTATGGTTTTTCTGGAGATCTCTCCAGACGACGATCTAAAAAGGCTCCTCGGTGGAGCTAACGGTCTCGTTAAAATATGGAACAGATATCGCTCCGTGGAGGACGTGGAGAGGTCCATGGCGTCCCTCTCCTATCTGCTCTACGCCGTTAAAAGTGCGTTGCCATCGATCTTTGAGCCCTTCCCCCCTGAATTTTTAGCGACCTTCCTGGTGGACGTAATGAGGGAGAGCTTCTGTCCTAAGAGACTGTCCCTCATAAAA
Coding sequences:
- a CDS encoding DUF342 domain-containing protein, whose product is MEQCLELERSEGFVLYREGDSLSMEVLSPPVGVLDLLSALRRHADPDGIDLDKVRSLASSGGKAEIGYVAGDGATDRASVKIVDDGNRCLLTLPKGFDDLDKVESLLASKGVVQGINMDEVRKAVLESAAGNDVFNRTVACGIPPVNGEDGWIECLKEKASGKPMTDEAGEVDFYSLDLIVLVKKGEVLAIRHDPVEPMDGSTVTGKAVPGRKGKSPRVVYGSGIEFVDGKLIASMDGQLIWRGEKMFVEPLLEIKGNVGPETGNIRYHGTVLVHGDVSDGYNVDAEGDVEVRGCVERAHIKSGGNISIRYGVAGKEVAVIEAKGDVLAKFIQEAEVKCSALKVNEYILRAKISAKKGVMVEGRHGMVMSSRIEASSYVNVRTVRMMKQEDSSIAISGVSRAELFARYKRLLAEDEKDSDRMLVLSASIRTLSEKGLYKQATTRLAEFVSLEEAQAERSAVISDIRETLKNLKGDATLNLIGQSSGSLPVRLKGVSCRVESGARWMTMFYDPDSDQVRVVGRG
- a CDS encoding aspartate/glutamate racemase family protein, with product MEGKVKVSGRILGVYGGLGPAASAEFMRLLAERAPAEVDQDHPVVYVYSNPQIPDRSSAIMGQGPSPEGDLRTGLMTLCSWGADILAVPCNTAHFFIDRFRNELPVPLIHIVDATVEEASIVSPDGAWLIATGGTMYSGIYQRESHRVGYDLLEPSKEVLESVSEAIAAVKGGNLGLSGGIMAHIVEQLRGIRDIPLLGACTELPLAYAASGLPSDGMISSLDALANRCISALYS
- the rplJ gene encoding 50S ribosomal protein L10, which gives rise to MPASLKYELVSELRDRLQGAEAVFVCEYRGLNVAQATEIRRLVREAGGEMKVAKNTLVRIALSEVGMASPEDLTVGPNVYVIAPTDSPAVAKALKEFAAKKENKAMIIKGAVMGTDVLDLNQVLALADLPSRDQLIAQVVGTIAAPLRGLVTVLSGPARGLVTCLSQLAEKKGSDAA
- the rplA gene encoding 50S ribosomal protein L1, giving the protein MAKVGKRYSALSKKVDALKLHGLDEAVALVKENANAKFDESIEVHLRLGVDPRHADQQVRSTVVLPHGTGRTIRVLVITTGEQGEAAREAGADFVGGEDMVSKIQGGWLDFEAVVATPDAMKLIGRLGKVLGPRGLMPSAKAGTVTNDVAGAVKEIKAGKVEFRVDKFGIVHNSVGKASFSKENLLENVKAFYSAILKARPSAAKGTYVKSFTMSSTMGVGVKVDASSAQKDLSE
- the rplL gene encoding 50S ribosomal protein L7/L12; amino-acid sequence: MTRADIIKAIEEMSVLELSELVKELEDKFGVSAAAPAMMMAAPAAAAAPAEEEKTEFNVILKAAGSEKIKVIKVVREITGLGLKEAKEVVDNPGKAIKEGVSKDEAEALKKQLEEVGASVELA
- the nusG gene encoding transcription termination/antitermination protein NusG is translated as MATNTDRQWFIVQTYAGYENKVKANLDQRIATMGMEDKIFNVLVPVEEKMVVKDGKSKKVTKKLFPSYVLVEMVMEDQPWYVVRHTPGVTGFVGSGNHPIPLSQKEIDDVMDKIGGSAGKKGDRPTFDMNFAKGDVIKVKCGPFEGAVGPIVDILPDKGKVKFSVSVFGRDTLVEIDYTELEKL
- a CDS encoding rhodanese-like domain-containing protein; the protein is MSELRKAVDQFWSDLKDGRNNIISCEQLNQAIENNYPLYLLDIRKPEDYAEKHIDGAINVPWVEVGDYLDDFPKDEKIIVICYTGQTAGQTVALLRLLGFDACSLKGGMSCEQAFLPLKASCAS
- the secE gene encoding preprotein translocase subunit SecE; this translates as MQKFFDFLREARAELKKVTWPGKQQVWYSTLVVIFVTLLVAVYLGIVDMALTGIFSRVIG
- a CDS encoding amidohydrolase family protein codes for the protein MVTDVHVHVYPEDLVRDQESISLKEPHFDLLTHNKVHKWGTAEDLIKRMDETGVDQSWIFGFAFKDMGLCRLCNDYVIEAVKRWPDRLKGMAVVPPLHPEAEGEIARCHEAGLIGLGELFPQGQGLDLDDARQTWRMVGACHERDMVILIHTAEPVGHDYDGKGNVGPREAAEFCINHPEAKVIFAHWGGGLWLYESMPEMKKILANARYDTAAWPWLYGPEVLNAAFSLGVGHKILYGSDWPILGYDRYLKLLEQTALSQSEISLVTGENARSFLQQTC
- the rpmG gene encoding 50S ribosomal protein L33 gives rise to the protein MADQIGLQCTECKRRNYISSVNKKNMSGKLELSKFCKFCKKHTLHKETK
- the rplK gene encoding 50S ribosomal protein L11, translating into MAKKVIGQIKLQLPAGKATPAPPVGPALGQHGVNIMEFCKQFNAKTNDQPGMIIPAVITVYADRSFTFELKTPPASVLIKKLAGLAKGSGEPNKKKVGSLTKDQVREIAEIKKQDLNANDVEAAMCMIAGTARSMGVTISE